A single Providencia manganoxydans DNA region contains:
- the pntA gene encoding Re/Si-specific NAD(P)(+) transhydrogenase subunit alpha encodes MRIGIPRERLANEARVAATPSTVAQLLKLGFTVCVEKDAGHLASFDDVAYEQAGAEIVDRDTAFSADIVFKVNAPSEDETPLFKEGATLVSFIWPAQNPELLDALKARNINVMAMDAVPRISRAQALDALSSMANIAGYRAIVEAAHEFGRFFTGQITAAGKVPPAKVMIIGAGVAGLAAIGAAGSLGAIVRAFDTRPEVKEQVQSMGAEFLELDFKEEAGSGDGYAKVMSEAFIKAEMALFAAQAEEVDIIVTTALIPGRPAPKLITKEMVASMKPGSVIVDLAAQTGGNCELTQADKLVVTDNGVKIIGYTDLPSRLPTQSSQLYGTNLVNLMKLLCKEKDGQINIDFDDLVIRGVTVVKQGEITWPAPPIQVSAQPQAKPQATEKAKAPEKKKMSPAVKYSLMALAIILFGWFANSAPKEFLSHFTVFALACVVGYYVVWNVTHALHTPLMSVTNAISGIIVVGAVLQIGSGGWVGFLSFIAILIASINIFGGFTVTQRMLKMFRKG; translated from the coding sequence ATGCGTATTGGTATACCAAGAGAACGACTTGCCAATGAAGCTCGTGTTGCTGCTACACCATCAACAGTGGCTCAGTTACTTAAACTCGGTTTCACTGTTTGTGTAGAAAAGGATGCGGGACATTTAGCTAGTTTTGATGATGTAGCATATGAGCAGGCAGGGGCCGAAATTGTTGATCGTGACACTGCATTTTCGGCTGATATTGTATTTAAAGTTAATGCACCATCAGAAGATGAAACACCATTATTTAAAGAAGGTGCAACCTTAGTAAGTTTTATTTGGCCAGCGCAAAATCCTGAATTATTAGATGCTTTAAAAGCAAGAAATATCAATGTGATGGCGATGGATGCTGTACCAAGGATTTCTCGTGCTCAAGCACTGGATGCGTTAAGTTCAATGGCCAATATTGCGGGTTATCGTGCTATTGTGGAAGCGGCTCATGAGTTTGGCCGTTTCTTTACTGGTCAAATTACTGCTGCGGGTAAAGTACCGCCAGCAAAAGTGATGATTATCGGTGCTGGTGTCGCGGGGTTAGCGGCAATTGGTGCGGCAGGTAGTCTAGGAGCCATTGTTCGTGCCTTTGATACTCGTCCTGAAGTAAAAGAGCAAGTACAAAGTATGGGTGCAGAGTTCCTTGAATTAGATTTCAAAGAAGAAGCTGGTAGTGGTGACGGTTATGCAAAAGTGATGTCAGAAGCCTTTATTAAGGCCGAAATGGCATTATTTGCAGCTCAAGCAGAAGAAGTGGATATTATTGTCACAACGGCTCTGATCCCTGGTCGTCCTGCACCTAAATTGATTACCAAAGAAATGGTTGCATCAATGAAACCGGGTAGTGTCATTGTCGATTTAGCTGCACAAACAGGTGGTAACTGTGAATTGACTCAGGCCGACAAGTTAGTTGTCACTGATAATGGCGTCAAAATCATTGGTTATACTGATTTACCGAGCCGTTTACCGACTCAATCTTCTCAACTGTATGGTACCAACCTCGTGAATTTAATGAAGTTGTTATGCAAAGAGAAGGATGGTCAAATCAACATTGATTTTGATGATTTAGTCATTCGCGGTGTCACTGTGGTTAAGCAAGGTGAAATCACTTGGCCAGCACCACCCATTCAAGTATCTGCTCAGCCGCAGGCGAAGCCTCAAGCGACAGAAAAAGCGAAAGCTCCAGAGAAGAAGAAAATGTCACCTGCGGTAAAATATAGCTTGATGGCATTGGCAATCATTCTTTTTGGTTGGTTCGCCAATTCAGCGCCAAAAGAGTTTTTATCGCATTTTACTGTGTTTGCACTGGCTTGTGTTGTGGGTTACTACGTTGTTTGGAACGTTACACATGCACTACATACGCCGTTGATGTCTGTAACAAACGCGATTTCTGGCATTATTGTTGTTGGAGCTGTGTTGCAGATAGGCTCAGGGGGATGGGTTGGTTTCCTATCCTTTATTGCCATATTGATCGCCAGTATCAATATATTCGGTGGGTTCACGGTTACCCAACGTATGTTAAAAATGTTTCGTAAAGGATAA
- a CDS encoding NAD(P)H-quinone oxidoreductase, which translates to MENNQLNIPTTMKVVDVITPGSADKLQIIEQPLPVVTEGYLLVKVEAAGVNRPDVLQRMGAYPPPSDASPILGLEIAGVIVAKADDVEQWQIGERVCALVAGGGYAEYCLVHKDIALPLGNLSFIEGAAVPENFFTVWANVFQIGKLSKGESVLIHGGTSGIGSVAIMLAKAFGATVITTVGSVEKAEVAKSLGADCIINYRNDDFVQKTLEYTHSRGVDMVVDIVGGDYVAKNYQVAAKFGRIIQIGMMQGNPKNLNLMPLMLKRLIHTGSTMRSRTIAEKASIAQELKEQVWGMLQKGELKPFVNKIYPLSAVIDAHLYMESGDLYGKIVLTNN; encoded by the coding sequence ATGGAAAATAACCAATTAAATATTCCCACTACGATGAAAGTCGTCGACGTTATTACTCCTGGTAGTGCAGATAAATTGCAAATTATTGAGCAACCTTTACCTGTTGTTACTGAAGGCTATTTACTAGTTAAAGTTGAAGCCGCTGGGGTTAATCGACCGGATGTTTTGCAACGTATGGGAGCTTATCCACCGCCTTCGGATGCATCGCCAATTTTAGGGTTAGAAATTGCGGGGGTTATTGTTGCCAAAGCCGATGATGTAGAGCAGTGGCAGATTGGAGAGCGAGTCTGTGCGCTAGTAGCTGGAGGGGGTTACGCAGAATACTGTTTGGTACATAAAGACATCGCATTACCTTTAGGTAATTTATCTTTTATTGAAGGTGCTGCGGTACCTGAAAACTTTTTTACTGTCTGGGCCAATGTATTTCAAATAGGTAAATTATCTAAAGGCGAAAGCGTTTTGATCCATGGCGGAACATCTGGGATAGGCTCTGTGGCTATTATGCTGGCGAAAGCGTTTGGTGCGACAGTAATAACTACCGTTGGTTCTGTCGAGAAGGCGGAAGTCGCTAAATCATTAGGTGCTGATTGTATCATTAATTACCGAAATGATGATTTTGTTCAAAAAACGCTTGAATATACCCATTCACGAGGCGTTGATATGGTTGTTGACATTGTGGGTGGTGATTATGTAGCTAAAAATTATCAGGTTGCTGCTAAGTTCGGCAGGATCATACAGATTGGTATGATGCAGGGAAATCCTAAAAACCTTAATTTAATGCCATTAATGTTAAAACGATTGATTCACACCGGTTCAACGATGCGTTCCCGTACTATCGCCGAGAAGGCGAGTATCGCTCAGGAATTAAAAGAGCAGGTATGGGGCATGTTGCAAAAAGGTGAATTAAAACCTTTTGTTAACAAAATATATCCATTGAGTGCAGTGATTGATGCGCATTTGTATATGGAATCAGGCGATTTATATGGAAAAATAGTGTTAACAAACAACTGA
- the tyrP gene encoding tyrosine transporter TyrP — protein sequence MLAMPIAAAGNGSLVSLVMLFALWALMCYTALLLVEVYQHESYETGIGSVAQRYLGSGGKFITGFSMMFLMYALTAAYVSGAGEIITSNLKSSFAIEMADWMGIVIFTVIGGGVVCFGTSSVDFINRILFAAKIVFLVIILALMMPHVEQQNLLSAPTEKVLILSAIPVFFTSFGFHGSVPSIVKYMGGNVKKLRIIFIIGSAIPLIAYILWQIATLGSIDTTTFVGILAENSGLNGLLDAIRNVVMSGRTEFIAQMFMSLALATSFLGVALGLFDFLADLFKRQDNMSGRLQTGLLTFIPPLVFALFYPKGFVMALGFAAIALSILALLLPSAMAFKSRLTNDKKYQVKGGAPALFIVFVCGIIVIGVQFGIAFNLLPNIG from the coding sequence ATGCTTGCGATGCCTATCGCAGCGGCAGGTAACGGTTCATTAGTTAGCTTAGTGATGCTGTTCGCGCTATGGGCACTGATGTGTTATACCGCTTTGTTATTAGTTGAAGTGTATCAACATGAGTCTTATGAAACTGGTATAGGCAGTGTCGCACAGCGTTATTTAGGCTCAGGCGGTAAATTCATTACTGGTTTTAGCATGATGTTTTTGATGTATGCACTTACCGCGGCTTATGTTAGTGGAGCAGGTGAAATTATCACGTCTAATTTAAAAAGCAGTTTCGCGATTGAAATGGCTGATTGGATGGGGATTGTTATTTTCACTGTTATCGGAGGCGGTGTCGTCTGTTTTGGGACTTCTTCCGTCGATTTTATCAACCGTATATTATTCGCTGCAAAAATCGTTTTTTTAGTAATTATTTTGGCTCTAATGATGCCACATGTTGAGCAACAAAATTTATTATCAGCGCCAACAGAAAAAGTGCTTATTCTGTCTGCTATTCCTGTCTTTTTCACTTCCTTTGGCTTTCATGGTAGTGTGCCAAGTATTGTCAAATATATGGGTGGCAACGTGAAAAAATTACGGATAATTTTTATTATCGGTAGTGCTATCCCGTTGATTGCTTATATTCTGTGGCAAATAGCGACATTAGGTAGTATTGATACCACCACTTTCGTTGGCATATTGGCAGAGAATTCAGGTTTAAATGGTTTACTTGATGCTATTCGTAATGTGGTTATGTCAGGTAGAACGGAATTTATCGCTCAGATGTTTATGAGTTTAGCTTTAGCAACCTCATTTTTAGGTGTGGCATTAGGGCTATTTGATTTCCTTGCTGATTTATTTAAGCGTCAAGACAATATGTCAGGCCGTCTACAAACAGGATTACTGACTTTTATCCCTCCATTAGTGTTTGCCTTGTTTTACCCTAAAGGGTTTGTGATGGCATTAGGGTTCGCCGCTATTGCATTATCGATTCTTGCTTTATTATTACCGAGTGCAATGGCATTCAAATCACGATTAACTAACGATAAAAAATATCAAGTTAAAGGTGGGGCACCTGCGTTATTTATTGTCTTTGTATGCGGCATAATCGTTATTGGTGTTCAGTTTGGGATTGCATTTAACTTATTGCCGAATATTGGTTAG
- a CDS encoding FNR family transcription factor yields MIPEKRVVRRIQSGGCAIHCQDCSISQLCIPFTLNEHELDQLDNIIERKKPIQKGQALFKAGDELRSLYAIRSGTIKSYTITEEGDEQITGFHLAGDLVGFDAIIHTQHPSFAQALETSMVCEIPFETLDDLSGKMPNLRQQIMRLMSGEIKGDQEMILLLSKKNAEERLAAFILNLSHRFAERGFSPREFRLTMTRGDIGNYLGLTVETISRLLGRFQKSGMLSVKGKYITIEDMEKLTDIAGKVSTVSCP; encoded by the coding sequence ATGATCCCAGAAAAAAGAGTTGTTCGTCGCATCCAGTCTGGTGGCTGTGCTATTCATTGTCAGGATTGTAGTATTAGCCAACTATGCATTCCTTTCACATTGAATGAACACGAACTGGATCAACTTGATAATATTATCGAACGTAAAAAACCTATCCAAAAAGGCCAAGCATTATTCAAGGCTGGCGATGAATTACGTTCTTTGTATGCCATCCGCTCAGGAACAATCAAAAGCTATACCATCACTGAAGAAGGTGATGAGCAAATTACCGGTTTCCATTTAGCAGGTGATTTGGTTGGTTTTGATGCAATTATACATACACAGCACCCAAGTTTCGCACAAGCCCTTGAAACATCAATGGTTTGTGAAATTCCATTTGAAACACTTGATGATTTGTCAGGCAAAATGCCGAATCTGCGTCAACAAATTATGCGTTTGATGAGTGGAGAAATAAAAGGTGATCAAGAAATGATCCTTTTATTGTCTAAGAAAAATGCTGAAGAACGTTTAGCTGCATTTATTCTTAATTTATCTCATCGTTTTGCAGAACGTGGTTTCTCTCCTAGAGAGTTCCGTTTGACCATGACTCGTGGTGATATTGGTAACTATTTAGGCCTTACCGTTGAGACCATTAGCCGTCTTTTAGGACGTTTCCAAAAAAGCGGTATGTTAAGTGTGAAAGGTAAATACATTACTATCGAAGATATGGAAAAACTAACTGATATTGCTGGTAAAGTTTCCACTGTCTCCTGCCCATAG
- a CDS encoding DUF1266 domain-containing protein: MIGIGVIIAIVIAIIFYFLKKYTSETSTITSFSEAEPQLGHISESLEIDTPTLKPNEWGLILSLPYSCFNGHAYNDYNKGPHDGGLSQAWGVFDRYSLIQQLYWLITSGHTNNYYLLRDQVSYANKVELQDIIQEVENSSDSEENKKEQLWRIEMMDKNVNDICNVKYIAWDFVRFSKLCLDGCRAGYITIQEAQDWSLMSASMIKRIYTGWEDFWGNFLQTRWLWAANDSNWSESQQEFADKIQEILFDTSYPITQETWDLNLPAMDLESFTRAVAGVGFTTEDGTPVSLSQLEASISQRLISSRLDS; this comes from the coding sequence ATGATCGGTATTGGCGTTATAATTGCTATAGTTATTGCTATTATTTTCTATTTTTTGAAAAAATATACATCAGAAACATCAACAATCACATCTTTTTCCGAAGCAGAACCTCAGCTCGGTCATATATCCGAATCTCTTGAAATTGACACTCCAACGCTAAAACCAAATGAATGGGGGCTGATTTTAAGCCTACCGTATTCATGCTTTAATGGACATGCCTATAACGATTATAATAAAGGACCACATGACGGTGGACTATCACAGGCTTGGGGAGTATTTGATCGCTACAGCCTCATCCAGCAACTTTATTGGTTAATAACATCAGGCCATACAAATAATTATTATTTATTACGTGACCAAGTGTCATATGCAAATAAAGTTGAGTTACAAGACATCATTCAAGAAGTAGAAAACTCATCCGATTCTGAAGAAAATAAAAAAGAACAACTTTGGCGTATAGAAATGATGGATAAGAACGTCAATGATATCTGTAACGTCAAATATATTGCTTGGGATTTTGTCCGCTTCAGCAAATTGTGTCTTGATGGGTGCCGCGCGGGTTATATTACGATACAAGAAGCACAAGATTGGTCACTGATGAGCGCGTCTATGATCAAACGTATTTATACTGGATGGGAGGATTTTTGGGGAAATTTCCTTCAAACACGCTGGCTATGGGCGGCTAATGATAGTAATTGGTCCGAAAGTCAGCAAGAGTTTGCAGATAAAATTCAAGAAATATTATTTGATACCAGTTACCCGATAACCCAAGAGACTTGGGATCTCAATCTACCCGCTATGGATTTAGAGTCTTTTACCCGAGCAGTGGCTGGGGTGGGCTTTACAACTGAAGACGGTACGCCTGTTTCATTATCACAACTTGAAGCATCTATATCACAGCGTTTAATCTCAAGCCGACTTGATAGCTAA
- the uspE gene encoding universal stress protein UspE, with product MANYRNLLVAIDPNQDDQPALRRAVYIVQRNGGRIKAFLPIYDLSYDMTTLLSPEERDAMRKGVINQKAAWIKQQAHFYLEAGIEIEIKVIWHNKPYEAIIQEVISGEHDLLLKMAHQTDNFESIIFTPLDWHLLRKCPCPVWMVKDKVWPDHGSVVVAVNLSNEESYHDDLNIKLVEKTKDLATRIVKEQEIHLVSAYPVAPMNIAIELPDFDPSLYNNALRGQHLIAMKELRQKFSIDEKYTHVREGLPEKIIPEMCEELHAGVVVLGILGRTGISAAFLGNTAEHVIDKLKCDLLAIKPDGFVCPITIDD from the coding sequence ATGGCAAACTATAGAAATCTCCTAGTTGCAATTGACCCAAATCAGGATGATCAACCTGCATTACGACGTGCTGTCTATATAGTGCAACGTAATGGTGGACGGATTAAAGCATTCTTACCTATCTATGATCTTTCCTATGATATGACGACCTTACTCTCCCCAGAAGAGCGGGACGCTATGCGTAAAGGGGTCATTAACCAAAAAGCTGCGTGGATCAAGCAACAAGCTCATTTCTATCTCGAAGCAGGTATTGAGATAGAAATTAAAGTTATTTGGCACAATAAACCTTATGAAGCAATTATTCAGGAAGTTATTAGCGGTGAACATGATCTGTTATTAAAAATGGCTCACCAAACAGACAACTTTGAATCGATTATTTTTACACCTCTAGATTGGCATTTATTAAGAAAATGCCCTTGCCCTGTTTGGATGGTGAAAGATAAAGTTTGGCCGGATCATGGCTCTGTTGTGGTTGCCGTCAATTTATCGAATGAAGAGTCTTACCATGATGACCTTAATATCAAATTAGTTGAGAAAACTAAAGATTTAGCAACACGTATTGTCAAAGAGCAGGAAATTCATTTAGTCAGTGCTTACCCTGTTGCACCGATGAATATCGCTATCGAATTACCTGATTTTGACCCAAGCCTCTATAACAATGCTTTACGTGGTCAGCATCTCATCGCAATGAAAGAGCTACGCCAAAAATTTTCAATTGATGAAAAATATACCCATGTTCGTGAAGGCTTACCTGAAAAAATCATCCCTGAAATGTGCGAAGAGCTACATGCAGGGGTTGTAGTACTTGGAATATTAGGTCGCACAGGTATTTCTGCGGCTTTTCTAGGCAATACTGCCGAACATGTGATTGATAAACTGAAATGTGATTTATTGGCAATCAAACCAGATGGTTTTGTATGTCCTATCACTATTGATGATTAG
- the pntB gene encoding Re/Si-specific NAD(P)(+) transhydrogenase subunit beta: protein MSSGVVTAAYIVAAILFIFSLAGLSRHESSQRGNTYGIAGMAIALLATILGPDSANIGWMIVAMVIGAVIGIRLAKKVEMTEMPELVAILHSFVGLAAVLVGFNSFIASEGHLEPVMENIHLTEVFLGIFIGAVTFTGSIVAYGKLSGKISSKPMMLPNRHKLNLAALVVSFVLLLIFVKTNSVGLQVFTMLIMTVIALAFGWHLVASIGGADMPVVVSMLNSYSGWAAAAAGFMLSNDLLIVTGALVGSSGAILSYIMCKAMNRSFFSVIAGGFGTDGSSTGNEEEMGEYRETTAEEVAELLKNSTSVIITPGYGLAVAQAQYPVHDITAKLRERGINVRFGIHPVAGRLPGHMNVLLAEAKVPYDIVLEMDEINDDFSDTDTVLVIGANDTVNPAAQEDPNSPIAGMPVLEVWKANNVIVFKRSMNTGYAGVQNPLFFKENTQMLFGDAKASVDAILKSL, encoded by the coding sequence TTGTCAAGTGGAGTTGTGACAGCAGCTTATATCGTTGCTGCTATCCTATTTATTTTTAGTCTTGCAGGGCTATCGCGTCATGAGAGTTCTCAACGAGGGAATACATATGGTATTGCAGGAATGGCTATTGCCTTATTGGCAACGATCCTTGGACCAGATAGTGCCAATATCGGTTGGATGATCGTGGCTATGGTGATTGGTGCCGTAATCGGTATCCGTTTAGCCAAAAAAGTTGAAATGACAGAAATGCCTGAATTAGTTGCTATTTTACATAGCTTCGTTGGTTTAGCGGCAGTACTTGTCGGTTTCAATAGCTTTATTGCCAGTGAAGGGCATCTGGAACCCGTGATGGAAAATATCCATCTCACTGAGGTTTTTCTGGGTATTTTCATTGGGGCAGTAACCTTTACGGGGTCGATTGTCGCCTATGGTAAGCTTTCTGGTAAGATCTCATCCAAACCAATGATGCTACCAAATCGCCATAAATTGAATCTAGCGGCTTTGGTTGTCTCGTTTGTTCTGTTGCTGATCTTTGTAAAGACAAATAGTGTTGGTCTACAAGTCTTTACGATGTTGATCATGACAGTGATTGCATTAGCATTTGGTTGGCACTTAGTGGCATCAATCGGTGGCGCAGACATGCCAGTTGTTGTTTCAATGTTGAACTCATATTCAGGTTGGGCAGCGGCGGCAGCAGGCTTTATGTTAAGTAATGATCTGTTGATTGTCACAGGGGCTTTAGTTGGTTCATCAGGGGCAATACTGTCTTATATTATGTGTAAGGCAATGAATCGTTCGTTCTTTAGTGTTATTGCTGGTGGGTTTGGTACAGATGGCTCATCAACGGGCAACGAAGAAGAAATGGGTGAGTACCGTGAAACAACCGCTGAAGAAGTCGCTGAATTATTGAAAAACTCCACTTCTGTTATTATCACTCCAGGTTATGGTTTGGCAGTGGCTCAAGCACAATACCCTGTGCATGATATTACCGCGAAATTACGTGAGCGCGGTATTAACGTCCGTTTCGGTATTCATCCCGTTGCAGGGCGCTTACCCGGCCATATGAACGTGCTATTGGCTGAGGCCAAAGTACCTTATGATATCGTATTAGAAATGGATGAAATTAATGATGATTTTTCTGATACAGATACAGTATTAGTGATTGGAGCTAACGATACGGTTAACCCAGCAGCGCAAGAAGATCCAAATAGCCCAATTGCAGGTATGCCTGTTTTGGAAGTGTGGAAAGCAAATAACGTGATTGTATTTAAACGTTCAATGAATACTGGGTACGCAGGTGTGCAAAATCCATTATTCTTTAAAGAAAATACACAGATGTTGTTTGGCGATGCAAAAGCCAGTGTTGATGCAATTTTGAAATCGTTGTAA
- a CDS encoding PadR family transcriptional regulator yields the protein MTDEQPAEQCACDGKSLSRMFNPKQLRIYILYLLADGSNYGYELIKKIAAETAGFYCPSPGVIYPTLTLLEELGFIVAQKEQGKGRKCFSLTPEGKCFLLLKADILEQVKHKLNYAQELKAGNQHAKEIELAVEKFKSLLRHKIVLQQLSLDQSKQVVEIINRAVERIEQVNSVLTNEGNEHGKNQ from the coding sequence ATGACAGATGAACAACCGGCAGAGCAGTGTGCTTGCGATGGTAAAAGTTTAAGCAGAATGTTTAACCCGAAACAGCTGCGTATTTATATTCTGTATTTATTAGCGGATGGGTCGAATTACGGTTATGAGTTAATCAAAAAAATAGCAGCAGAAACAGCAGGGTTTTATTGTCCAAGTCCTGGGGTCATTTATCCAACCTTAACATTACTGGAAGAGTTGGGTTTTATTGTGGCTCAAAAAGAGCAAGGGAAAGGACGAAAATGCTTTTCACTGACCCCTGAAGGTAAATGTTTCTTATTGCTAAAGGCTGATATTTTAGAACAAGTCAAACATAAGCTGAACTATGCACAAGAGTTAAAAGCAGGCAATCAGCACGCCAAAGAGATAGAGCTTGCCGTAGAGAAATTTAAGTCGTTGTTGAGACATAAAATTGTTTTGCAACAACTGAGTTTAGATCAGTCAAAGCAAGTTGTTGAAATTATTAATCGCGCAGTAGAGCGTATCGAACAGGTGAACTCCGTGTTGACAAATGAAGGAAATGAACATGGCAAAAACCAATGA
- a CDS encoding DEAD/DEAH box helicase, giving the protein MAKTNEIIQAKGPSYMKDTVKKTSEEHKEVAKENTEEFSSKKATFKEVVCPKVPTSYFKRAKRQRNGK; this is encoded by the coding sequence ATGGCAAAAACCAATGAAATTATTCAAGCTAAAGGGCCTTCTTATATGAAAGATACTGTAAAAAAAACCTCGGAAGAGCATAAAGAAGTCGCAAAAGAAAATACGGAAGAATTTTCAAGCAAAAAAGCTACTTTTAAAGAGGTTGTGTGTCCTAAAGTACCGACTTCTTACTTTAAAAGAGCAAAGCGTCAGCGCAACGGTAAATAG
- a CDS encoding pyridoxal phosphate-dependent decarboxylase family protein → MTNFNNSKMNVDALFLGPKSENAVFFKEMMEYAVTEHMHWRSGYHPEDPEYVTTVDRYAPDYRDTLYRTEGILNQLSSKLKTTSIPWFSPRYMGHMNADTLMISNLAYVMAMMYNPNNCAQESSPTTTQLELEAGLDLCAMFGYDVNRSWGHITSGGTVANYEGLWVARNIKTLPLAMSKHPQAQHLLKDKTERALLNMPTNAVLDLIDELKKKGIFEEVRDMTCRGEGVEQGKLGKLLVPQSKHYSWLKAMDILGLGQQNIVQLPVDDSYRTDTAQMRQIVFSLIEQGEPILAVVAVVGTTETGAIDNVAELIALRKECESRFGISFYIHIDAAYAGYACAMFRDENNQFIEYEMLIQRYHNEGIFPPDIVWPKRDVYQSFRALQEADSITVDPHKVGFIPYAAGAICMKDKRIVDLISYHAAYVFEEVVEKGRKTEKPQNVLLGSSIMEGSKAGATAAAVWAAHRLVPLNILGYGKVIAAGLTTANWLIESMNASAPLEIEERKFEIVTMPAPDFHMVNFMFKEVGNRSLEKQNQLNKRLYELCSYAAGRSYTNDFLTSSTSLTAEEYGDNPQNFCRLMGFSDQEWEKTHSLYVLRAAIMTHCLRDKQHFSDFWQELKGIFVSKLQQLIDEENKVTHSKQKITL, encoded by the coding sequence ATGACAAATTTTAATAACTCAAAAATGAACGTAGATGCGTTATTCCTTGGGCCTAAATCTGAAAATGCAGTGTTTTTCAAAGAGATGATGGAATACGCAGTCACTGAACATATGCATTGGCGCTCTGGTTACCATCCTGAAGATCCTGAATATGTGACTACGGTTGACCGTTATGCCCCCGATTACCGGGATACTTTATATCGTACCGAAGGTATTTTAAATCAACTATCCTCAAAGCTAAAAACAACGTCAATTCCTTGGTTTTCACCGCGTTATATGGGGCACATGAATGCGGACACCTTGATGATTTCCAATCTCGCCTATGTTATGGCAATGATGTATAACCCAAATAATTGTGCTCAAGAATCTTCACCGACAACAACTCAATTAGAGCTAGAAGCAGGGTTAGATCTGTGTGCTATGTTTGGTTATGACGTAAATCGCTCTTGGGGGCATATTACCTCGGGGGGGACCGTTGCTAATTATGAGGGGCTATGGGTTGCTCGTAATATTAAAACGTTACCATTAGCAATGTCTAAACACCCACAGGCACAGCATTTGTTAAAAGATAAAACAGAAAGGGCATTATTAAATATGCCAACTAATGCTGTTTTAGATTTGATTGATGAATTAAAGAAAAAAGGTATCTTCGAAGAAGTTAGAGATATGACGTGCCGAGGTGAGGGGGTTGAACAAGGCAAATTAGGTAAATTGCTTGTTCCACAGTCGAAGCACTACTCATGGCTAAAAGCGATGGATATCTTGGGATTAGGGCAGCAAAATATCGTTCAACTGCCTGTTGATGATAGCTACCGCACCGATACAGCTCAAATGAGGCAAATTGTGTTTTCATTAATTGAGCAAGGTGAGCCTATTTTAGCCGTTGTCGCTGTGGTTGGAACAACGGAAACCGGTGCAATTGACAATGTAGCTGAACTGATTGCTTTACGTAAAGAATGTGAGTCGCGTTTTGGCATCTCTTTTTATATACATATTGATGCTGCTTATGCAGGTTACGCATGTGCCATGTTCAGAGATGAAAACAATCAATTTATTGAATATGAGATGTTGATCCAGCGTTATCATAATGAAGGTATTTTTCCCCCAGATATTGTTTGGCCTAAGCGGGATGTCTACCAAAGTTTTAGAGCTTTGCAGGAAGCCGATTCCATCACCGTTGATCCTCACAAAGTCGGCTTTATTCCTTATGCAGCTGGCGCTATTTGCATGAAAGATAAACGTATTGTTGATCTTATTTCTTACCATGCGGCTTATGTTTTCGAAGAAGTTGTAGAAAAAGGGCGAAAAACAGAAAAACCACAAAATGTTTTGTTAGGTTCTTCGATCATGGAAGGCTCAAAAGCGGGGGCAACTGCTGCGGCAGTATGGGCTGCTCACCGCTTAGTACCTTTAAATATACTTGGTTATGGCAAGGTGATAGCCGCTGGACTCACCACGGCAAACTGGTTGATCGAAAGCATGAATGCCTCCGCGCCACTTGAAATCGAAGAGCGTAAATTTGAAATTGTGACGATGCCAGCCCCTGATTTTCATATGGTTAATTTTATGTTCAAGGAAGTGGGGAATCGTTCCTTAGAAAAGCAAAATCAGCTTAATAAACGACTTTATGAATTATGTTCCTATGCTGCTGGCCGTTCTTATACAAACGATTTTCTCACTTCATCGACGTCGCTAACCGCTGAAGAGTATGGTGATAACCCTCAAAATTTTTGTCGACTCATGGGGTTTAGCGATCAGGAATGGGAAAAAACACACTCACTGTATGTTTTGCGTGCCGCCATTATGACTCATTGCTTGCGTGATAAGCAGCACTTTAGCGATTTTTGGCAAGAGCTAAAGGGGATTTTCGTAAGCAAATTACAGCAACTTATAGATGAAGAAAATAAAGTCACTCATTCAAAACAAAAAATAACTCTATAG